From one Sardina pilchardus chromosome 6, fSarPil1.1, whole genome shotgun sequence genomic stretch:
- the LOC134082092 gene encoding urokinase plasminogen activator surface receptor-like isoform X1, translating into MVIGVTFAMMSLLFSQGNGLKCITCLNVNGSCTGPSMQCPLVLDSCSSMTTAAFFGDSKLLEGNSKGCYRNDQCFNGSLNYGSVRTTFSTSCCNTDNCNTRTPAAVVNNFTNGRQCFSCVTTNNCSLKLPCLGNEDRCVTASVDVAGQTLTSKGCVTSNVCSGFFAAQLESTAVDLYCCEGNLCNSAWRAGHSVLLLFWTLLSVLLLQ; encoded by the exons ATGGTTATTGGTGTCACTTTTGCGATGATGAGCCTCCTTTTCTCTCAAG GAAATGGACTGAAGTGCATCACGTGCCTTAATGTAAACGGTTCTTGCACTGGACCATCAATGCAGTGCCCCTTAGTTCTTGACTCATGTTCCAGCATGACAACTGCTGCTTTCTTTG GGGATTCAAAGTTACTTGAAGGAAATTCCAAAGGCTGCTATCGCAATGATCAGTGTTTCAATGGTTCTCTGAACTATGGAAGCGTGAGGACCACTTTCAGCACCTCGTGCTGTAACACAGACAACTGTAACACCAGAACACCAGCAG CTGTAGTAAACAACTTCACCAACGGGAGGCAGTGTTTCAGCTGTGTCACGACCAACAACTGCTCATTGAAACTTCCGTGTCTCGGTAATGAAGATCGATGTGTCACAGCATCAG TGGACGTAGCAGGACAGACCCTCACCTCAAAGGGCTGTGTCACCAGCAACGTCTGCTCTGGATTCTTTGCAGCCCAGCTGGAGTCGACAGCAGTGGACCTGTACTGCTGTGAGGGGAACCTGTGTAATAGCGCCTGGAGGGCAGGCCACAGCGTCCTGCTCCTGTTCTGGACCCTGCTCTCTGTTCTGCTCCTACAATGA
- the LOC134082092 gene encoding urokinase plasminogen activator surface receptor-like isoform X2, with protein MQCPLVLDSCSSMTTAAFFGDSKLLEGNSKGCYRNDQCFNGSLNYGSVRTTFSTSCCNTDNCNTRTPAAVVNNFTNGRQCFSCVTTNNCSLKLPCLGNEDRCVTASVDVAGQTLTSKGCVTSNVCSGFFAAQLESTAVDLYCCEGNLCNSAWRAGHSVLLLFWTLLSVLLLQ; from the exons ATGCAGTGCCCCTTAGTTCTTGACTCATGTTCCAGCATGACAACTGCTGCTTTCTTTG GGGATTCAAAGTTACTTGAAGGAAATTCCAAAGGCTGCTATCGCAATGATCAGTGTTTCAATGGTTCTCTGAACTATGGAAGCGTGAGGACCACTTTCAGCACCTCGTGCTGTAACACAGACAACTGTAACACCAGAACACCAGCAG CTGTAGTAAACAACTTCACCAACGGGAGGCAGTGTTTCAGCTGTGTCACGACCAACAACTGCTCATTGAAACTTCCGTGTCTCGGTAATGAAGATCGATGTGTCACAGCATCAG TGGACGTAGCAGGACAGACCCTCACCTCAAAGGGCTGTGTCACCAGCAACGTCTGCTCTGGATTCTTTGCAGCCCAGCTGGAGTCGACAGCAGTGGACCTGTACTGCTGTGAGGGGAACCTGTGTAATAGCGCCTGGAGGGCAGGCCACAGCGTCCTGCTCCTGTTCTGGACCCTGCTCTCTGTTCTGCTCCTACAATGA
- the LOC134082093 gene encoding phospholipase A2 inhibitor and Ly6/PLAUR domain-containing protein-like — protein sequence MKPSITLGVLCALFSEVAALTCYQCTPDTSSQTCTATGICSAGSCASMTVSSYAGDTKVVEVDTRGCLPADQCISGAMNFGIARSTISTRCCQTDRCNSQKTPELNTNTTPNGKKCFTCVGDDCTKQLSCVGNEDRCIKATTSVSGQTVTVKGCASSSICSGDLSADLGSVAIGLNCCEGNLCNSAKSVGQSFLLLLGSLVSVLLFH from the exons ATGAAACCCAGTATCACTCTTGGTGTTTTGTGCGCGCTCTTCTCTGAAG TGGCTGCACTCACTTGTTATCAGTGCACTCCTGATACCTCCTCCCAGACCTGCACAGCTACAGGAATCTGCAGTGCAGGATCATGTGCAAGCATGACTGTGAGCTCCTATGCAG GTGACACAAAAGTTGTAGAAGTCGATACCAGAGGCTGTTTACCAGCAGACCAGTGCATTTCTGGGGCAATGAACTTCGGAATTGCAAGGTCAACAATAAGCACTAGATGCTGTCAAACTGACCGCTGCAATTCTCAGAAAACTCCAG agttaaacacaaacaccaccccGAATGGGAAGAAGTGTTTCACCTGTGTAGGAGATGACTGCACGAAACAGCTGTCCTGTGTTGGAAACGAGGACCGTTGTATTAAAGCAACAA CTTCGGTGAGTGGGCAGACAGTCACTGTGAAAGGATGTGCCTCCAGCAGTATCTGTTCAGGAGACCTGTCGGCTGACCTAGGCTCCGTGGCTATTGGGCTGAACTGCTGTGAGGGGAACCTGTGCAACAGCGCCAAGAGTGTGGGGCAGAGcttcctgctcctgctgggGTCTCTCGTCTCTGTCCTGCTCTTCCACTGA